One part of the Xylanimonas allomyrinae genome encodes these proteins:
- the rpmA gene encoding 50S ribosomal protein L27: MAHKKGASSSRNGRDSNAKSLGVKRFGGQVVKSGEIIVRQRGTHFHPGENVGRGGDDTLFALAAGAVKFATRRGRKVVDIVTAEA, from the coding sequence ATGGCACACAAGAAGGGCGCGAGCTCCTCGCGCAACGGTCGTGACTCGAACGCCAAGTCGCTCGGCGTGAAGCGCTTCGGCGGTCAGGTCGTCAAGTCGGGCGAGATCATCGTCCGCCAGCGCGGCACCCACTTCCACCCGGGCGAGAACGTCGGCCGCGGTGGCGACGACACGCTGTTCGCACTGGCCGCCGGCGCGGTCAAGTTCGCGACGCGCCGCGGCCGCAAGGTCGTGGACATCGTCACGGCAGAGGCCTGA